From the genome of Geminicoccaceae bacterium:
ATTCTCGCAGAGCTGGTGATCGCCCAGCACTTCCATCACGCGGCAGTCGGCGATCCGGCCGCCACGGCACTGTTCGATCATGCGCTCAAGCTCGCGGCGCAGCGCTTCCAGCCGCCCGATGCGCCTTGTGACATCGTTCAGCTGCGCGCTCGCGATGGCGTCGACGGCCTCGCAGGACTGATCGGGCCGGTCGGACAGGCCGATCAGGTCGCGCACTGACTGCAGCGGGAAGCCGAGCTCCCGCGCGTGACGGATGAA
Proteins encoded in this window:
- a CDS encoding helix-turn-helix domain-containing protein, yielding MPRHLTIGRIARAAGCKVQTIRYYEQIGLLDEPPRSEGNQRLYDESAVRRLTFIRHARELGFPLQSVRDLIGLSDRPDQSCEAVDAIASAQLNDVTRRIGRLEALRRELERMIEQCRGGRIADCRVMEVLGDHQLCENGDHAAPEHPASG